From the Tribolium castaneum strain GA2 chromosome 2, icTriCast1.1, whole genome shotgun sequence genome, one window contains:
- the LOC135265507 gene encoding uncharacterized protein LOC135265507 isoform X3, with the protein MNMLKQFLLGKTDLFKNLKICTEERRFFSKNCKLHPVIHNDLGLVRGSSFTEVKHELALAINRTFKEHSYLVKKTDDGTLAWASDKLNMSSIDVEDFENFYVRKKCASSSEADLVNSLTFLSEVLYTHYEEKVFILIDEYDAPVVGLVFESCPNKDDIGLINDCLKRFMAKTLKCNDFIKRSLIFACVRLAGALSGDATRVIRHYPFLSDLRYAPYLGFTDEEVKHLLELPEVKAACGKVTFKIITKWYDGYMVSNSPLKIFSSWSVLNLLESVYTTGTLKYSSFWIDTGHVKNLGKLFAEPSVREKIEELISNGEVKIRTVKSVNVDHLTSLKELICLQFDEISEENVELFLQFLADSGYFNILSIDKKTDEIETNTEDEHIEEGADFENDSTSCVLRIPNFEIKQHVRNLCYSEALAVIHKFHLNARSVKNYVSALKLLLQSTSERAFVDLANAVLVLLSQSQKIMNEKELHHILYTLVYNSRYFETHSEVQIKKKRKGPGIANTLDMVIISKNVGIIFEYKMNSKSANEALQQIFEKQYYTKFDEPDYKHISKKIYAGLTFETEEKKVFITYQVGTEGISKSVCSDTLL; encoded by the coding sequence ATGAATATGTTGAAGCAGTTCCTACTAGGAAAAACCGATTTATTTAAGAACTTAAAGATTTGTACCGAGGAAAGACGATTTTTTTCGAAGAACTGCAAACTTCATCCTGTGATACACAATGATCTCGGGCTTGTTCGTGGTAGCAGTTTTACTGAAGTTAAGCACGAATTGGCGTTGGCTATAAATAGAACATTCAAAGAACATTCATACCTGGTGAAGAAGACTGATGATGGTACTTTAGCCTGGGCAAGCGACAAGTTGAACATGTCTAGCATTGACGTTGAAGACTTCGAAAATTTCTACGTTAGAAAAAAGTGCGCCTCATCAAGTGAAGCTGATTTGGTAAATAGCTTAACATTTTTATCGGAAGTTTTATATACACATTATGAGGAAAAAGTTTTCATACTCATCGATGAGTACGATGCTCCTGTGGTGGGCCTGGTATTCGAGTCTTGTCCGAATAAAGATGACATTGGATTAATTAATGATTGTCTAAAACGTTTCATGGCTAAAACGCTGAAATGCAATGATTTCATAAAACGctcattaatttttgcttGTGTTCGGTTGGCCGGAGCCTTGTCAGGGGATGCAACAAGAGTTATAAGACATTATCCGTTCCTAAGTGATCTTCGATACGCACCGTACTTAGGATTTACGGATGAGGAGGTAAAGCATCTACTTGAGCTTCCAGAAGTTAAAGCTGCTTGTGGGAAAGTaacattcaaaataattacgaaATGGTATGATGGATATATGGTATCTAATAGCCCattgaaaatattcagtaGCTGGTCAGTCTTGAACCTTTTGGAAAGTGTTTATACAACCGGTACGCTCAAATATTCATCTTTCTGGATTGATACAGGTCATGTAAAAAATCTGGGGAAGCTGTTTGCGGAACCTTCAGTTCgagaaaaaattgaggaacTTATTTCTAATGGTGAAGTTAAGATAAGAACAGTTAAATCGGTGAATGTCGATCATCTAACGAGTCTAAAGGAACTTATTTGTTTGCAGTTTGATGAAATATCGGAGGAAAATGTGgagttatttttgcaattcttgGCTGATTCTGGTTACTTTAATATATTGTCAATTGATAAGAAAACAGATGAAATTGAAACAAACACCGAAGATGAACATATAGAAGAAGGGGCTGATTTTGAAAATGACTCGACATCTTGTGTTTTAAGAATacctaattttgaaattaagcaACATGTCCGCAACCTTTGCTATAGTGAAGCACTGGCAGTTATACATAAATTCCACTTGAACGCTAgatctgttaaaaattatgtaagtGCTCTGAAATTACTATTACAAAGTACAAGTGAGAGGGCATTTGTTGATCTTGCAAACGCCGTATTAGTATTACTCTCTCAATCACAGAAGATTATGAACGAAAAAGAACTTCATCACATCTTGTATACTCTGGTATATAACTCCAGATACTTCGAAACACACAGTGAGGTCCAGatcaagaaaaaaagaaaaggaccaGGGATAGCCAATACCCTAGATATGGTGATAATCAGTAAGAACGTTGGAATcatttttgaatacaaaatgaATTCCAAGTCTGCAAATGAAgctttacaacaaatttttgagaagcaatattacactaaatttgaTGAACCTGACTATaaacacatttcaaaaaagatttacGCTGGTTTGACATTCGAGACAGAGGAGAAGAAAGTTTTTATAACATATCAAGTTGGAACTGAAGGAATAAGTAAATCTGTCTGTAGTGATAcactattataa
- the LOC135265507 gene encoding uncharacterized protein LOC135265507 isoform X2, whose amino-acid sequence MNESSSLNDSKDSEKSLCELASHKFATIKETITFVDKTLFIKCLLSDTSKIVLLTAPRAFGKTTLMNMLKQFLLGKTDLFKNLKICTEERRFFSKNCKLHPVIHNDLGLVRGSSFTEVKHELALAINRTFKEHSYLVKKTDDGTLAWASDKLNMSSIDVEDFENFYVRKKCASSSEADLVNSLTFLSEVLYTHYEEKVFILIDEYDAPVVGLVFESCPNKDDIGLINDCLKRFMAKTLKCNDFIKRSLIFACVRLAGALSGDATRVIRHYPFLSDLRYAPYLGFTDEEVKHLLELPEVKAACGKVTFKIITKWYDGYMVSNSPLKIFSSWSVLNLLESVYTTGTLKYSSFWIDTGHVKNLGKLFAEPSVREKIEELISNGEVKIRTVKSVNVDHLTSLKELICLQFDEISEENVELFLQFLADSGYFNILSIDKKTDEIETNTEDEHIEEGADFENDSTSCVLRIPNFEIKQHVRNLCYSEALAVIHKFHLNARSVKNYVSALKLLLQSTSERAFVDLANAVLVLLSQSQKIMNEKELHHILYTLVYNSRYFETHSEVQIKKKRKGPGIANTLDMVIISKNVGIIFEYKMNSKSANEALQQIFEKQYYTKFDEPDYKHISKKIYAGLTFETEEKKVFITYQVGTEGISKSVCSDTLL is encoded by the exons atgaaCGAGAGTTCTTCTCTAAATGATTCTAAG gATTCAGAAAAGTCGCTGTGCGAACTGGCAAGTCATAAATTCGCCACAATCAAAGAGACAATTACCTTTGTGGACAAGACCTTGTTTATCAAATGTCTCTTAAGTGATACTAGTAAAATAGTACTACTAACGGCGCCTAGAGCTTTTGGAAAAACTACCCTCATGAATATGTTGAAGCAGTTCCTACTAGGAAAAACCGATTTATTTAAGAACTTAAAGATTTGTACCGAGGAAAGACGATTTTTTTCGAAGAACTGCAAACTTCATCCTGTGATACACAATGATCTCGGGCTTGTTCGTGGTAGCAGTTTTACTGAAGTTAAGCACGAATTGGCGTTGGCTATAAATAGAACATTCAAAGAACATTCATACCTGGTGAAGAAGACTGATGATGGTACTTTAGCCTGGGCAAGCGACAAGTTGAACATGTCTAGCATTGACGTTGAAGACTTCGAAAATTTCTACGTTAGAAAAAAGTGCGCCTCATCAAGTGAAGCTGATTTGGTAAATAGCTTAACATTTTTATCGGAAGTTTTATATACACATTATGAGGAAAAAGTTTTCATACTCATCGATGAGTACGATGCTCCTGTGGTGGGCCTGGTATTCGAGTCTTGTCCGAATAAAGATGACATTGGATTAATTAATGATTGTCTAAAACGTTTCATGGCTAAAACGCTGAAATGCAATGATTTCATAAAACGctcattaatttttgcttGTGTTCGGTTGGCCGGAGCCTTGTCAGGGGATGCAACAAGAGTTATAAGACATTATCCGTTCCTAAGTGATCTTCGATACGCACCGTACTTAGGATTTACGGATGAGGAGGTAAAGCATCTACTTGAGCTTCCAGAAGTTAAAGCTGCTTGTGGGAAAGTaacattcaaaataattacgaaATGGTATGATGGATATATGGTATCTAATAGCCCattgaaaatattcagtaGCTGGTCAGTCTTGAACCTTTTGGAAAGTGTTTATACAACCGGTACGCTCAAATATTCATCTTTCTGGATTGATACAGGTCATGTAAAAAATCTGGGGAAGCTGTTTGCGGAACCTTCAGTTCgagaaaaaattgaggaacTTATTTCTAATGGTGAAGTTAAGATAAGAACAGTTAAATCGGTGAATGTCGATCATCTAACGAGTCTAAAGGAACTTATTTGTTTGCAGTTTGATGAAATATCGGAGGAAAATGTGgagttatttttgcaattcttgGCTGATTCTGGTTACTTTAATATATTGTCAATTGATAAGAAAACAGATGAAATTGAAACAAACACCGAAGATGAACATATAGAAGAAGGGGCTGATTTTGAAAATGACTCGACATCTTGTGTTTTAAGAATacctaattttgaaattaagcaACATGTCCGCAACCTTTGCTATAGTGAAGCACTGGCAGTTATACATAAATTCCACTTGAACGCTAgatctgttaaaaattatgtaagtGCTCTGAAATTACTATTACAAAGTACAAGTGAGAGGGCATTTGTTGATCTTGCAAACGCCGTATTAGTATTACTCTCTCAATCACAGAAGATTATGAACGAAAAAGAACTTCATCACATCTTGTATACTCTGGTATATAACTCCAGATACTTCGAAACACACAGTGAGGTCCAGatcaagaaaaaaagaaaaggaccaGGGATAGCCAATACCCTAGATATGGTGATAATCAGTAAGAACGTTGGAATcatttttgaatacaaaatgaATTCCAAGTCTGCAAATGAAgctttacaacaaatttttgagaagcaatattacactaaatttgaTGAACCTGACTATaaacacatttcaaaaaagatttacGCTGGTTTGACATTCGAGACAGAGGAGAAGAAAGTTTTTATAACATATCAAGTTGGAACTGAAGGAATAAGTAAATCTGTCTGTAGTGATAcactattataa
- the LOC135265507 gene encoding uncharacterized protein LOC135265507 isoform X1, whose amino-acid sequence MNESSSLNDSKVRDSEKSLCELASHKFATIKETITFVDKTLFIKCLLSDTSKIVLLTAPRAFGKTTLMNMLKQFLLGKTDLFKNLKICTEERRFFSKNCKLHPVIHNDLGLVRGSSFTEVKHELALAINRTFKEHSYLVKKTDDGTLAWASDKLNMSSIDVEDFENFYVRKKCASSSEADLVNSLTFLSEVLYTHYEEKVFILIDEYDAPVVGLVFESCPNKDDIGLINDCLKRFMAKTLKCNDFIKRSLIFACVRLAGALSGDATRVIRHYPFLSDLRYAPYLGFTDEEVKHLLELPEVKAACGKVTFKIITKWYDGYMVSNSPLKIFSSWSVLNLLESVYTTGTLKYSSFWIDTGHVKNLGKLFAEPSVREKIEELISNGEVKIRTVKSVNVDHLTSLKELICLQFDEISEENVELFLQFLADSGYFNILSIDKKTDEIETNTEDEHIEEGADFENDSTSCVLRIPNFEIKQHVRNLCYSEALAVIHKFHLNARSVKNYVSALKLLLQSTSERAFVDLANAVLVLLSQSQKIMNEKELHHILYTLVYNSRYFETHSEVQIKKKRKGPGIANTLDMVIISKNVGIIFEYKMNSKSANEALQQIFEKQYYTKFDEPDYKHISKKIYAGLTFETEEKKVFITYQVGTEGISKSVCSDTLL is encoded by the exons atgaaCGAGAGTTCTTCTCTAAATGATTCTAAGGTGAGG gATTCAGAAAAGTCGCTGTGCGAACTGGCAAGTCATAAATTCGCCACAATCAAAGAGACAATTACCTTTGTGGACAAGACCTTGTTTATCAAATGTCTCTTAAGTGATACTAGTAAAATAGTACTACTAACGGCGCCTAGAGCTTTTGGAAAAACTACCCTCATGAATATGTTGAAGCAGTTCCTACTAGGAAAAACCGATTTATTTAAGAACTTAAAGATTTGTACCGAGGAAAGACGATTTTTTTCGAAGAACTGCAAACTTCATCCTGTGATACACAATGATCTCGGGCTTGTTCGTGGTAGCAGTTTTACTGAAGTTAAGCACGAATTGGCGTTGGCTATAAATAGAACATTCAAAGAACATTCATACCTGGTGAAGAAGACTGATGATGGTACTTTAGCCTGGGCAAGCGACAAGTTGAACATGTCTAGCATTGACGTTGAAGACTTCGAAAATTTCTACGTTAGAAAAAAGTGCGCCTCATCAAGTGAAGCTGATTTGGTAAATAGCTTAACATTTTTATCGGAAGTTTTATATACACATTATGAGGAAAAAGTTTTCATACTCATCGATGAGTACGATGCTCCTGTGGTGGGCCTGGTATTCGAGTCTTGTCCGAATAAAGATGACATTGGATTAATTAATGATTGTCTAAAACGTTTCATGGCTAAAACGCTGAAATGCAATGATTTCATAAAACGctcattaatttttgcttGTGTTCGGTTGGCCGGAGCCTTGTCAGGGGATGCAACAAGAGTTATAAGACATTATCCGTTCCTAAGTGATCTTCGATACGCACCGTACTTAGGATTTACGGATGAGGAGGTAAAGCATCTACTTGAGCTTCCAGAAGTTAAAGCTGCTTGTGGGAAAGTaacattcaaaataattacgaaATGGTATGATGGATATATGGTATCTAATAGCCCattgaaaatattcagtaGCTGGTCAGTCTTGAACCTTTTGGAAAGTGTTTATACAACCGGTACGCTCAAATATTCATCTTTCTGGATTGATACAGGTCATGTAAAAAATCTGGGGAAGCTGTTTGCGGAACCTTCAGTTCgagaaaaaattgaggaacTTATTTCTAATGGTGAAGTTAAGATAAGAACAGTTAAATCGGTGAATGTCGATCATCTAACGAGTCTAAAGGAACTTATTTGTTTGCAGTTTGATGAAATATCGGAGGAAAATGTGgagttatttttgcaattcttgGCTGATTCTGGTTACTTTAATATATTGTCAATTGATAAGAAAACAGATGAAATTGAAACAAACACCGAAGATGAACATATAGAAGAAGGGGCTGATTTTGAAAATGACTCGACATCTTGTGTTTTAAGAATacctaattttgaaattaagcaACATGTCCGCAACCTTTGCTATAGTGAAGCACTGGCAGTTATACATAAATTCCACTTGAACGCTAgatctgttaaaaattatgtaagtGCTCTGAAATTACTATTACAAAGTACAAGTGAGAGGGCATTTGTTGATCTTGCAAACGCCGTATTAGTATTACTCTCTCAATCACAGAAGATTATGAACGAAAAAGAACTTCATCACATCTTGTATACTCTGGTATATAACTCCAGATACTTCGAAACACACAGTGAGGTCCAGatcaagaaaaaaagaaaaggaccaGGGATAGCCAATACCCTAGATATGGTGATAATCAGTAAGAACGTTGGAATcatttttgaatacaaaatgaATTCCAAGTCTGCAAATGAAgctttacaacaaatttttgagaagcaatattacactaaatttgaTGAACCTGACTATaaacacatttcaaaaaagatttacGCTGGTTTGACATTCGAGACAGAGGAGAAGAAAGTTTTTATAACATATCAAGTTGGAACTGAAGGAATAAGTAAATCTGTCTGTAGTGATAcactattataa
- the LOC135265507 gene encoding uncharacterized protein LOC135265507 isoform X4 produces the protein MNESSSLNDSKVRDSEKSLCELASHKFATIKETITFVDKTLFIKCLLSDTSKIVLLTAPRAFGKTTLMNMLKQFLLGKTDLFKNLKICTEERRFFSKNCKLHPVIHNDLGLVRGSSFTEVKHELALAINRTFKEHSYLVKKTDDGTLAWASDKLNMSSIDVEDFENFYVRKKCASSSEADLFDEISEENVELFLQFLADSGYFNILSIDKKTDEIETNTEDEHIEEGADFENDSTSCVLRIPNFEIKQHVRNLCYSEALAVIHKFHLNARSVKNYVSALKLLLQSTSERAFVDLANAVLVLLSQSQKIMNEKELHHILYTLVYNSRYFETHSEVQIKKKRKGPGIANTLDMVIISKNVGIIFEYKMNSKSANEALQQIFEKQYYTKFDEPDYKHISKKIYAGLTFETEEKKVFITYQVGTEGISKSVCSDTLL, from the exons atgaaCGAGAGTTCTTCTCTAAATGATTCTAAGGTGAGG gATTCAGAAAAGTCGCTGTGCGAACTGGCAAGTCATAAATTCGCCACAATCAAAGAGACAATTACCTTTGTGGACAAGACCTTGTTTATCAAATGTCTCTTAAGTGATACTAGTAAAATAGTACTACTAACGGCGCCTAGAGCTTTTGGAAAAACTACCCTCATGAATATGTTGAAGCAGTTCCTACTAGGAAAAACCGATTTATTTAAGAACTTAAAGATTTGTACCGAGGAAAGACGATTTTTTTCGAAGAACTGCAAACTTCATCCTGTGATACACAATGATCTCGGGCTTGTTCGTGGTAGCAGTTTTACTGAAGTTAAGCACGAATTGGCGTTGGCTATAAATAGAACATTCAAAGAACATTCATACCTGGTGAAGAAGACTGATGATGGTACTTTAGCCTGGGCAAGCGACAAGTTGAACATGTCTAGCATTGACGTTGAAGACTTCGAAAATTTCTACGTTAGAAAAAAGTGCGCCTCATCAAGTGAAGCTGATTTG TTTGATGAAATATCGGAGGAAAATGTGgagttatttttgcaattcttgGCTGATTCTGGTTACTTTAATATATTGTCAATTGATAAGAAAACAGATGAAATTGAAACAAACACCGAAGATGAACATATAGAAGAAGGGGCTGATTTTGAAAATGACTCGACATCTTGTGTTTTAAGAATacctaattttgaaattaagcaACATGTCCGCAACCTTTGCTATAGTGAAGCACTGGCAGTTATACATAAATTCCACTTGAACGCTAgatctgttaaaaattatgtaagtGCTCTGAAATTACTATTACAAAGTACAAGTGAGAGGGCATTTGTTGATCTTGCAAACGCCGTATTAGTATTACTCTCTCAATCACAGAAGATTATGAACGAAAAAGAACTTCATCACATCTTGTATACTCTGGTATATAACTCCAGATACTTCGAAACACACAGTGAGGTCCAGatcaagaaaaaaagaaaaggaccaGGGATAGCCAATACCCTAGATATGGTGATAATCAGTAAGAACGTTGGAATcatttttgaatacaaaatgaATTCCAAGTCTGCAAATGAAgctttacaacaaatttttgagaagcaatattacactaaatttgaTGAACCTGACTATaaacacatttcaaaaaagatttacGCTGGTTTGACATTCGAGACAGAGGAGAAGAAAGTTTTTATAACATATCAAGTTGGAACTGAAGGAATAAGTAAATCTGTCTGTAGTGATAcactattataa